The Syngnathus typhle isolate RoL2023-S1 ecotype Sweden linkage group LG1, RoL_Styp_1.0, whole genome shotgun sequence genome includes a window with the following:
- the spon2a gene encoding spondin-2a codes for MSSQQLKSAWLWPLLVVLLKLCLTFADPLRPLNGSECAAKGPASYIVVFTGHWSPQAFPKQYPLFRPPAQWSKLIAVSHNRHFRLWEEGAKASEGVQNFAEVGVTVELMKSAKEARRRRSVGTMYRTAGIPNGIGHSSTELLMLPRNSLLSLMVKMIPSPDWFVGVDSLNLCEGGHWKQDVTIDLQPYDAGTDSGFTFSSPNFPTSPPENISKITSQMPNHPANSFYYPRLNELPPIASIKITRQSRSLHRQVPMSNHILPNSITPRRFSGGVRHRTRYILLRPANAGDPCPELEEQAECIPHSCVKKRH; via the exons ATGTCATCACAACAACTGAAGAGTGCTTGGCTGTGGCCGCTTCTAGTCGTGCTTTTGAAGCTGTGCCTCACTTTTGCTGATCCTCTGCGGCCACTCAACGGGAGCGAATGCGCAGCCAAAGGCCCTGCTTCCTACATTGTGGTATTTACGGGCCACTGGAGTCCACAGGCCTTCCCAAAGCAGTATCCATTGTTCAGGCCTCCTGCACAGTGGTCCAAACTCATAG CGGTGAGCCATAATCGCCATTTTCGGCTCTGGGAGGAGGGCGCTAAGGCCAGCGAAGGGGTGCAGAACTTTGCCGAAGTTGGCGTGACGGTGGAGCTGATGAAGTCGGCCAAAGAGGCAAGGAGGAGACGCTCGGTCGGCACCATGTACCGGACGGCCGGCATCCCAAACGGAATCGGGCACAGCTCCACAGAGTTGCTCATGCTTCCCAGGAACTCACTG CTGTCTCTGATGGTGAAGATGATCCCCAGCCCTGACTGGTTTGTCGGCGTGGACAGCCTAAACCTTTGCGAGGGCGGTCACTGGAAACAGGACGTGACCATTGACCTGCAACCTTATGACGCCGGGACCGACAGCGGGTTCACTTTCTCCTCCCCTAACTTTCCCACCAGTCCTCCAGAAAACATCTCAAAG ATCACCTCTCAGATGCCAAACCACCCCGCCAACTCCTTCTACTATCCACGCCTGAATGAACTTCCACCCATTGCCAGCATAAAGATCACGCGGCAGAGCAGATCTCTTCACCGCCAAGTACCCATGTCCAATCACATCCTCCCAAACTCCATCACTCCCCGGAGATTCTCAG GCGGCGTCCGCCATCGCACACGCTACATCCTTCTACGGCCGGCCAATGCTGGCGATCCTTGCCCTGAGCTGGAGGAACAAGCGGAGTGCATACCGCACAGTTGCGTGAAGAAGCGCCACTAA